A stretch of Lepidochelys kempii isolate rLepKem1 chromosome 14, rLepKem1.hap2, whole genome shotgun sequence DNA encodes these proteins:
- the LOC140898109 gene encoding LOW QUALITY PROTEIN: butyrophilin subfamily 1 member A1-like (The sequence of the model RefSeq protein was modified relative to this genomic sequence to represent the inferred CDS: substituted 1 base at 1 genomic stop codon): MARAPSDCGPSTSKPANVTLDPDMAHPILVLSEDQKSVRRGDTRQDLPDNSERFDTELWVLGYEGFNLGRHYWEVEVGDEGHXVVGVSRESVGGREGSAVTLRGGSRLWGSGVWGGQIKALTSTKMSLSLSWVPRRIQVFLDYEQGQVTFFDVDKEALIFTFPPASFTGERIHPLLWVWGSQLRIFKRYRGNIQGAP; this comes from the exons atggccagggccccttctgatTGTGGGCCCAGCACCAGTAAACCCG cgaatgtgactctggatccagacatGGCTCATCCCATACTAGTCCTGTCTGAGGATCAGAAAAGTGTGAGACGGGGAGACACACGGCAAGATCTACCAGACAATTCTGAGAGATTTGACACTGAGCTCTGGGTGCTGGGCTATGAGGGATTCAACTTGGGGAGACAttactgggaggtggaggtgggggatgaGGGACATTAGGTTGTGGGGGTTTCCAGAGAAtctgtgggaggaagggaaggatcaGCTGTAACCCTGAGGGGGGGATCTAGGCTGTGGGgcagtggtgtgtgggggggtcagatCAAAGCTCTCACCTCTACTAAGATGTCCCTGAGCCTGAGCTGGGTCCCCAGGAGGATCCAGGTTTTTCTGGACTATGAACAGGGGCAGGTGACATTTTTTGATGTTGATAAGGAGGCCTTGATCTTCACTTTCCCACCAGCCTCCTTCACTGGGGAGAGAATCCACCCCTTGCTCTGGGTGTGGGGATCCCAGCTCAGAATATTTAAGAGATACAGGGGGAATATCCAGGGGGCACCCTGA